The following are encoded in a window of Pseudomonas graminis genomic DNA:
- a CDS encoding Nramp family divalent metal transporter, translating into MPSASVAMPKTGNWFKRLLAFTGPGYMVAVGYMDPGNWATDIAGGSKFGYLLLSVILLSNLMAIVLQALSARLGIVTGWDLARACRERCSRPVCIALWMACEIAIIACDLAEVIGTAIALNLLFGIPLIWGAVISAVDVFLIFLLMGRGFRALEAFVIALLLVIFGCFAIQMVLAQPDLAELFAGFIPKAEVVTNPEALYLAIGIIGATVMPHNLYLHSSIVQTRAYPRTDEGRRIGLRWAVTDSTIALTLALFVNAAILITAATVFHKAGKTDVVEIEQAYHLLSPMLGVGMASMLFGVALLASGINSTVTATLAGQIVMEGFLRLRLPGWIRRLLTRGLAIIPVIVVTSIYGAQGTAKLLVLSQVILSMQLPFAIVPLVRFVSDRKLMGDFVTGPILTTLAWGIALLIIVLNVVLLLGAFGD; encoded by the coding sequence GCGCCAGTGTCGCCATGCCCAAGACCGGCAACTGGTTCAAGCGGCTGCTCGCGTTCACCGGCCCCGGCTACATGGTCGCCGTGGGTTACATGGACCCGGGCAACTGGGCCACCGACATCGCCGGCGGTTCGAAATTTGGCTACCTGCTGCTGTCCGTGATCCTGTTGTCGAACCTGATGGCCATCGTGCTCCAGGCACTGTCGGCTCGGCTGGGCATCGTTACCGGCTGGGATCTGGCGCGGGCCTGCCGCGAGCGCTGCAGCCGGCCGGTGTGCATCGCGCTGTGGATGGCCTGCGAAATCGCGATCATCGCCTGCGACCTGGCCGAGGTGATCGGCACCGCCATTGCGCTGAACCTGCTGTTCGGCATTCCGCTGATCTGGGGCGCGGTGATCTCGGCCGTCGATGTGTTCCTAATCTTTCTGCTCATGGGCCGCGGGTTTCGGGCGCTGGAGGCGTTTGTCATCGCGTTGCTGCTGGTTATCTTTGGCTGCTTCGCGATCCAGATGGTGCTGGCCCAGCCTGATCTGGCGGAGCTGTTTGCCGGCTTCATCCCCAAGGCCGAGGTGGTCACCAACCCCGAGGCGCTGTACCTGGCGATCGGCATCATTGGTGCAACGGTGATGCCGCACAACTTGTATCTGCACTCCTCCATCGTGCAGACCCGCGCCTACCCGCGCACGGATGAAGGCCGGCGCATCGGCCTGCGCTGGGCGGTGACCGACAGCACCATCGCGCTGACCCTGGCCCTGTTCGTCAATGCGGCGATTCTGATCACCGCGGCCACGGTGTTTCACAAGGCCGGCAAGACCGATGTGGTGGAAATCGAGCAGGCCTACCATTTGCTTTCGCCGATGCTGGGGGTGGGCATGGCGTCGATGCTGTTCGGTGTGGCGTTGCTGGCGTCGGGGATCAATTCCACGGTCACGGCAACCCTGGCCGGGCAGATCGTCATGGAAGGTTTTCTGCGTCTGCGCCTGCCGGGCTGGATCCGCCGCCTGCTGACCCGGGGTCTGGCGATCATTCCGGTGATTGTGGTGACCAGCATTTATGGCGCTCAGGGCACCGCGAAATTGCTGGTGCTGAGCCAGGTCATCCTGTCGATGCAACTGCCCTTCGCCATTGTGCCGTTGGTGCGCTTCGTGTCGGACCGCAAGCTGATGGGGGATTTCGTGACCGGGCCAATCTTGACGACCCTGGCCTGGGGCATCGCGCTGCTGATCATCGTGCTGAACGTGGTGTTGCTGCTGGGGGCGTTTGGGGATTAA
- a CDS encoding copper chaperone PCu(A)C yields MNALLNAVSRSFVSRAVAVALLAGVSLTAAAQTRVEDPWVRATVAGQPSSGAFMRITADTDSTLLNVTSPVAKDVQIHEMSMTNDVMRMGPVDAVPLPAGKTVALDPDGYHVMLMGLNGQIKQGDQVPLTLTVKNARGETEVVNVTAPARAAAAPMDMAHDHGMTH; encoded by the coding sequence ATGAATGCTTTGTTGAATGCTGTCTCGCGCTCATTCGTTTCACGTGCCGTTGCGGTTGCGCTTCTGGCTGGGGTCAGCCTGACTGCTGCCGCGCAGACGCGGGTCGAGGATCCGTGGGTGCGTGCGACGGTGGCCGGTCAGCCGTCATCGGGGGCCTTCATGCGTATCACCGCCGACACCGACAGCACGCTGCTCAACGTCACTTCGCCGGTGGCCAAAGACGTGCAGATCCACGAAATGAGCATGACCAACGACGTCATGCGCATGGGCCCGGTCGACGCCGTGCCGCTGCCGGCTGGCAAGACCGTGGCCCTGGACCCGGATGGCTACCACGTGATGCTCATGGGCCTGAACGGCCAGATCAAACAGGGCGATCAGGTGCCACTGACCCTGACCGTGAAGAATGCCAGGGGCGAGACCGAGGTCGTGAACGTCACCGCCCCGGCCCGCGCCGCGGCAGCACCGATGGACATGGCCCATGACCACGGAATGACGCATTAA
- a CDS encoding SCO family protein, translating into MNEFLTRRQVVTGMGLLGLGLLAGCDGSTTALDFKYGKDLSNKIMGRTFKLTDTDGEVKTLSSYRGLMPMVFFGFTQCPAVCPTALARAAQIKKLMGEDGKTLQVIFITVDPERDTPQVLDAYVKQFDPTFVALRGTLEQTVHVAKEFGVFYEKVPAGNTYTMSHTATSFVFDSRGNLRLGLSPSLSAKQCAEDLVTVMEVC; encoded by the coding sequence ATGAATGAGTTTCTGACCCGCCGTCAGGTGGTCACCGGCATGGGCCTGTTGGGGTTGGGCCTGCTGGCCGGCTGTGACGGTTCGACCACTGCGCTGGATTTCAAGTACGGCAAAGATCTGAGCAACAAGATCATGGGCCGCACCTTCAAGCTGACCGACACCGACGGTGAGGTCAAAACCCTGTCGAGTTATCGCGGGTTGATGCCGATGGTGTTTTTCGGCTTCACCCAATGCCCGGCCGTGTGCCCGACGGCACTGGCCCGGGCTGCGCAGATCAAAAAGCTGATGGGCGAAGACGGCAAGACGCTGCAGGTGATCTTCATCACTGTTGATCCCGAGCGCGACACGCCGCAGGTCCTCGACGCCTACGTCAAACAGTTCGATCCGACCTTCGTCGCCCTGCGCGGCACGCTGGAACAAACCGTTCACGTGGCCAAGGAATTCGGCGTGTTCTACGAAAAGGTCCCGGCGGGGAACACCTACACCATGTCCCACACCGCCACCAGCTTCGTTTTCGACTCCCGGGGTAACCTGCGCCTGGGGCTGTCGCCTTCGCTTTCCGCCAAGCAATGTGCGGAAGATTTGGTCACTGTCATGGAAGTCTGCTGA
- a CDS encoding acyl-CoA dehydrogenase family protein, with translation MRDDAQGLESLLADFAQRDNLQVSAAPLRDAMQRCLNSGLDQLPLPGGGHTLERWRQLATVAGVDLALLKLYEGHTDALAILDELNAAPFEAPGIWGVWAAEPPDAKVGVSQRHGDKVRLNGRKAWCSGAQQLDYALLTAWANDEAPQLVAVDLKQPGVRFSSETWQAVGMAGTASGDVHFDGAVGICVGNNGDYLTRPGFWQGGAGIAAAWYGAAVALAKTLRAHRHNGRPEPHADAHLGSVDAALCGAAAALRECAEWIDAHPHKDASLPVQRLRAQVEMAVEQVCRHVGRALGATPFCRDPHFARLAADLQVFIRQSHAERDLAHLGQRVATGETEDWSL, from the coding sequence ATGCGGGACGATGCACAAGGACTTGAATCACTTCTGGCGGATTTCGCCCAGCGTGACAATCTCCAGGTATCGGCCGCTCCCCTGCGTGATGCCATGCAGCGCTGCCTCAACAGCGGCCTTGACCAACTGCCGTTGCCCGGCGGCGGTCACACCCTCGAACGCTGGCGCCAATTGGCGACGGTGGCGGGCGTCGATCTGGCGCTGCTCAAGCTCTACGAAGGCCATACCGACGCCCTCGCCATTCTCGATGAACTCAATGCCGCGCCTTTCGAGGCACCCGGCATTTGGGGTGTGTGGGCCGCTGAGCCGCCTGACGCCAAGGTCGGCGTCAGTCAACGCCACGGCGACAAGGTGCGCCTCAACGGCCGCAAGGCCTGGTGCTCCGGCGCCCAACAGCTGGATTACGCACTGCTCACCGCCTGGGCCAACGACGAGGCGCCGCAACTGGTGGCCGTCGATTTGAAGCAGCCTGGCGTGCGGTTCAGCAGCGAGACCTGGCAGGCCGTGGGCATGGCCGGGACCGCCAGCGGCGACGTGCACTTCGACGGCGCGGTCGGCATTTGCGTGGGCAATAACGGCGACTATCTGACCCGGCCAGGGTTCTGGCAAGGCGGCGCCGGCATCGCTGCTGCCTGGTACGGCGCGGCAGTGGCGCTGGCGAAGACCTTGCGCGCGCACCGACACAATGGACGGCCCGAGCCCCACGCCGACGCTCATCTGGGCAGCGTCGATGCAGCGCTGTGTGGCGCGGCGGCGGCCCTGCGCGAATGCGCCGAATGGATCGACGCGCATCCGCACAAGGACGCGAGCCTGCCGGTGCAGCGCCTGCGGGCGCAGGTCGAAATGGCGGTCGAACAGGTGTGCCGGCATGTCGGCCGGGCGCTGGGCGCCACGCCGTTCTGCCGCGATCCGCACTTTGCCCGCCTGGCTGCCGACCTGCAGGTGTTTATCCGACAAAGCCACGCCGAACGTGACCTGGCGCATCTGGGCCAGCGCGTCGCTACGGGCGAAACCGAGGATTGGTCACTATGA
- a CDS encoding PIG-L deacetylase family protein yields the protein MNEAHPFGVSGTPLSAWQNSVALRGVRTITLEELVPPGARLIVLAPHPDDEILTCGGLLAAMARRQNDVQLVAVTDGEGSHPQSPLWPVQRLRTERRRESEQAVAHLGLDVSRLSWQRLGMGDGQVAEHAESLIALLSEDLRPSDVLLTTWRHDGHCDHEAVGHCAAQAVANTGATLVEIPVWAWHWAEPNDPRIPWEQARKFWLSDEQLRRKREAIGAHLSQLEKDPSTGAPAVLNPQTLERLLQPFELVFL from the coding sequence ATGAACGAAGCACACCCATTCGGCGTCAGCGGGACACCGTTGAGCGCCTGGCAAAACAGCGTGGCGTTACGCGGCGTACGCACCATCACCCTGGAAGAACTGGTCCCGCCGGGTGCGCGCCTGATCGTGCTCGCGCCGCACCCCGACGATGAGATTCTGACCTGCGGCGGCCTGCTCGCGGCGATGGCCAGGCGGCAGAACGATGTGCAGCTGGTTGCCGTCACCGATGGAGAAGGCAGCCACCCGCAATCACCGCTGTGGCCCGTGCAGCGCCTGCGCACCGAGCGTCGGCGGGAAAGCGAGCAGGCCGTCGCGCACCTCGGCCTGGACGTGTCGAGGTTGTCCTGGCAACGCCTCGGCATGGGCGACGGCCAGGTGGCCGAGCATGCCGAGTCGTTGATTGCCCTGCTCAGCGAAGACCTGCGTCCCTCGGACGTCTTGCTGACCACCTGGCGCCACGACGGTCACTGTGACCACGAAGCCGTTGGTCATTGCGCGGCCCAGGCGGTCGCCAACACCGGCGCAACGCTGGTAGAAATTCCGGTATGGGCCTGGCATTGGGCGGAGCCGAACGACCCGCGCATACCCTGGGAACAGGCCCGCAAATTCTGGCTCAGCGATGAGCAACTGCGGCGCAAGCGCGAGGCCATCGGCGCCCACTTGAGCCAGCTGGAAAAAGACCCGAGCACCGGCGCGCCTGCGGTGTTGAACCCCCAGACGCTGGAGCGTCTGCTGCAACCTTTCGAACTGGTGTTTCTGTGA
- a CDS encoding class I SAM-dependent methyltransferase: MSVSGEYFDALFANSDDPWAFRTRWYEHRKRDLTLAALPRQRYGRIFEPGCANGELSLRLAERCDALLCMDLSPRAVTLARDRLSGHAHVQVLEGCLPRDWPAGEFDLVVISEWAYYLTPDAFGEIIERIRESLTPDGAVLACHWLHPIEGCPMEGHEVHQVLARHLAMERSLHHAERDFLLEMWSKDPRGIDLNEAVR, translated from the coding sequence GTGAGCGTTTCCGGTGAGTATTTCGACGCATTGTTCGCCAACAGCGACGACCCGTGGGCCTTCCGCACGCGCTGGTACGAACACCGCAAACGCGACCTGACCCTCGCCGCCCTGCCGCGCCAGCGCTATGGACGCATCTTTGAGCCTGGCTGTGCCAATGGGGAATTGAGCCTGCGCCTGGCCGAACGCTGCGACGCGCTACTGTGCATGGACCTCAGCCCCCGGGCCGTCACCCTGGCCCGCGACCGCTTGAGCGGGCACGCCCATGTTCAGGTGCTGGAAGGCTGTCTGCCCCGGGACTGGCCGGCGGGGGAATTCGATCTGGTGGTCATCAGCGAATGGGCCTATTACCTGACGCCGGATGCCTTTGGGGAAATCATCGAGCGCATTCGCGAAAGCCTGACCCCCGATGGCGCGGTGCTCGCCTGCCACTGGCTGCACCCGATCGAAGGCTGCCCGATGGAAGGCCACGAAGTGCATCAGGTCCTGGCGCGGCATCTGGCCATGGAACGCTCGCTGCATCACGCAGAGCGGGATTTCCTGCTGGAAATGTGGAGCAAGGACCCGCGCGGGATCGACCTCAATGAGGCCGTTCGCTGA
- a CDS encoding GNAT family N-acetyltransferase, which yields MPSPTFTVMRLDATPPESIKSQIMQMVIDYVTELSMVAIAPSNPLYPLYQYGVGHEVHQYVQAMDGSRGIAVELIVALDAEDPSIVIGFLLYLPVQQDPQACAVAYMAVQTARRRQGVARTMLEKMTERYPHAELACFVAKVPVFEALGFQVLGARGPQVLMNTREQQTEGLLAVLDIAPIYNSLEVRQIHSYLLKQHGKRAMTDAEKQRDRHIDQLTRQARLFVNGLLGESGADAFIGPRLV from the coding sequence ATGCCCAGCCCCACGTTTACTGTCATGCGCCTCGACGCCACACCACCGGAATCGATCAAGAGCCAGATCATGCAGATGGTGATCGACTACGTCACCGAGCTCAGCATGGTCGCCATCGCCCCGAGCAATCCGCTGTACCCGCTGTATCAATACGGCGTCGGTCACGAAGTGCATCAGTACGTGCAGGCGATGGACGGTTCCCGCGGGATTGCGGTGGAACTGATCGTGGCGCTGGATGCCGAGGACCCTTCGATCGTCATCGGCTTTTTGCTCTATCTGCCGGTCCAGCAGGACCCGCAGGCGTGCGCCGTGGCGTACATGGCGGTGCAGACGGCGCGCCGTCGTCAGGGCGTGGCGCGGACCATGCTGGAGAAAATGACCGAACGCTACCCCCATGCCGAGCTGGCGTGCTTCGTCGCCAAGGTGCCGGTGTTCGAGGCGCTGGGCTTTCAAGTATTGGGCGCGCGCGGTCCACAGGTGCTGATGAACACCCGCGAGCAACAGACCGAGGGATTATTGGCGGTGCTCGACATCGCGCCGATCTACAACTCGCTGGAGGTGCGGCAAATCCACAGCTATCTATTGAAGCAGCACGGCAAGCGCGCGATGACCGATGCGGAAAAACAGCGTGATCGGCACATCGACCAGTTGACCCGCCAGGCGCGTCTGTTCGTGAACGGATTATTGGGCGAGTCGGGGGCGGACGCCTTTATCGGTCCGCGGCTGGTTTAA